In a single window of the uncultured Dysgonomonas sp. genome:
- a CDS encoding sigma-54 dependent transcriptional regulator, producing the protein MASKVLIIEDDNTFGIVLKKWFDKNGYDACVKSTLDEAKKDLLKTDFKLIITDLRLPDGDGIMLLAWIREKKINTPVIVMTGYGEVQSAVAAIKLGAFDYMEKPVNPDILRSKIDEALNYTPAEIPKENTPAANIVYGNSALSKQMYEHIKLVAPTHLSVLIRGESGTGKEYTARMIHDNSQRKQAPFVAVDCGSLSKELAPSELFGHLKGSFTSAIADKKGVFEQAGGGTVFLDEVGNLSYEVQVQLLRAIQERKIRPVGSATDIKVDVRVIVATNENLETAISEGRFREDLYHRLNEFTLIVPPLRERKEDIVLFANSFLSEANKELERNVERFSEESMSILKQYRWPGNLRELRNVIRRTVLFTKGTEITPDLLPEFIQSPIQTEQILLPADEREQITKALKITKGNKTKAANLLNIDRKTLYNKMHQYGMDI; encoded by the coding sequence ATGGCTTCCAAGGTTTTAATTATTGAAGATGACAATACATTCGGAATTGTCCTTAAGAAATGGTTTGATAAAAATGGATATGACGCATGCGTTAAATCTACTTTAGATGAAGCCAAAAAGGATTTGCTAAAGACTGATTTCAAGTTAATTATTACCGACCTGAGACTCCCTGACGGAGACGGGATAATGCTGCTGGCATGGATAAGAGAGAAGAAAATAAACACCCCCGTAATTGTCATGACCGGCTACGGAGAGGTTCAAAGTGCGGTTGCAGCGATTAAACTGGGAGCTTTTGATTATATGGAAAAACCTGTGAATCCGGATATTCTAAGATCAAAAATAGATGAGGCCCTAAATTATACTCCCGCTGAAATACCAAAAGAAAATACTCCCGCAGCAAATATTGTGTATGGCAACAGCGCTCTATCCAAACAGATGTATGAGCATATAAAGCTGGTTGCACCTACACACCTGTCTGTACTTATAAGAGGCGAAAGCGGAACCGGAAAAGAATATACCGCACGAATGATACACGACAACAGCCAAAGGAAACAAGCTCCTTTTGTAGCTGTGGATTGTGGCAGCTTATCTAAAGAATTGGCGCCAAGCGAACTGTTCGGACACCTGAAAGGATCATTCACCTCGGCCATTGCAGATAAGAAGGGTGTATTTGAACAAGCAGGGGGAGGAACTGTTTTCTTAGACGAAGTAGGAAATTTGTCTTACGAGGTGCAAGTTCAGTTGTTACGTGCGATACAGGAACGTAAAATACGTCCGGTAGGCTCCGCAACCGATATTAAGGTAGACGTAAGGGTGATAGTTGCTACTAACGAAAATTTGGAAACGGCTATTTCCGAAGGGCGTTTTCGTGAAGATTTATATCACAGGTTAAATGAATTTACTCTGATAGTCCCCCCTTTACGTGAGCGTAAGGAGGATATTGTCCTTTTTGCGAATAGTTTTTTATCTGAAGCCAATAAAGAATTGGAACGAAATGTGGAGCGGTTCTCGGAGGAAAGTATGTCTATACTGAAACAATATCGCTGGCCGGGAAACCTCCGTGAATTAAGGAATGTCATACGCAGAACCGTATTGTTTACAAAAGGAACGGAAATTACCCCCGACCTTTTACCTGAATTCATTCAGAGTCCTATACAAACTGAACAGATCTTATTGCCGGCAGATGAGCGTGAACAAATTACCAAAGCCCTGAAAATAACAAAAGGAAATAAGACCAAAGCGGCAAACCTACTCAATATAGATAGAAAGACTCTTTATAACAAAATGCACCAGTATGGTATGGATATTTAA
- a CDS encoding glycoside hydrolase, which produces MKTIQSHHFYLLLISLSIFAGCSNAEKQVFQERDFISLAGMWECDLGNIHLPGTVDESKLAPLTQDTTNTAQLTRLHPYEGKIKYRKEIEIAPGQADKEWRLIMERTKPSVLYIDGDSVGTSSLILSPQIYDIGKLSAGNHTITIEIDNGEKSVPDGIKGSHAWTNSTQTNWNGVIGKFGLEAHNGVLIESVHVYPSASTNTVPVVAKIKSSINGKAEIMIQGYTWNTKESIAIPVQRVTIDLTSGENIYNFELKVADKKALWSEFDPALYKVNFELGCNNVKDYLTIDFGIRDFSTEGTQFTINSLKTFLRGKHDACIFPLTGYPPMDKEEWIRQMRIAKEYGFNHYRFHSWTPPQAAFEAANELGIYMQPELPYWGEMKRENVDLNQFLIKEGEYILDSYGNNPSFVMMALGNELGGDFSLMHDIVEKLRVRDNHKLYAFGSNNALGTAGPQKGEDFFVTSRVGGEVGSDDYSQHARTTFSFADAKEGGYMNGLYPSTDRTFAKPVSDCNVPIVAHETGQFQMYPDYESIGKYSGVLYPYNLEIFRQRLTENGLIEQAKDFHKATVQFAAICYKADMEMCFRTAGFGGFQLLDLQDYPGQGSAYVGLLDAFMDSKDGVNPQVFSQSCSDIVLLASMPKYCWRNTEHFKAQLEVFNYSSDAVRNKQLEWSLSGAKDNAIIQKGSFDIDAAQGQLSNVSSLDIPLNMIKEATKLNLSLKLGDKTNRYDIWVYPQQYAEKQSNTFETAFSLDNAMSMLDKGINVLYVPKHSEIEKLSVGGLFTPDYWNYAMFKNISESLKRDVSPGTLSILTNPQHPIFRSFPTEAYSNWQWWIILKNSRPFILDGIPSAYNPIVQVVDNVERNHRLGLIFEMKVEKGKLLVCMTDLDKIREKPEGEQFYRTICNYMNSDRFSPDISFTKRELKGLFTPSTHYKEDRSYQE; this is translated from the coding sequence ATGAAAACAATACAATCCCATCACTTTTATTTGCTATTAATCTCTTTAAGCATTTTTGCAGGATGTAGCAACGCTGAGAAACAGGTTTTTCAAGAACGAGATTTTATATCGTTAGCCGGAATGTGGGAATGTGATTTAGGTAATATTCACCTTCCCGGAACGGTAGACGAAAGCAAATTGGCTCCATTGACGCAAGATACAACTAATACGGCTCAACTGACAAGACTTCACCCTTATGAAGGAAAGATAAAATACAGAAAAGAAATAGAGATAGCACCTGGTCAGGCAGACAAAGAATGGCGCCTTATTATGGAGCGGACCAAACCATCGGTACTATATATAGATGGAGACAGTGTTGGAACCAGTTCATTGATACTATCGCCCCAAATATATGATATAGGAAAACTATCGGCAGGAAATCATACTATTACAATAGAAATAGATAATGGCGAAAAATCCGTTCCTGATGGAATAAAAGGTTCGCATGCATGGACCAACTCTACACAAACAAACTGGAATGGAGTAATAGGTAAATTCGGACTAGAGGCTCATAACGGAGTTTTGATAGAATCGGTTCATGTATATCCGTCTGCCTCTACAAATACAGTTCCCGTTGTAGCAAAAATAAAGTCATCGATAAATGGAAAAGCAGAGATAATGATACAAGGCTATACTTGGAATACAAAGGAAAGTATAGCTATTCCCGTACAACGTGTAACCATAGACCTGACTTCCGGTGAGAATATTTACAACTTTGAACTAAAAGTGGCAGACAAGAAAGCATTATGGAGCGAGTTTGATCCGGCATTATATAAAGTTAATTTTGAACTCGGGTGCAATAACGTAAAAGATTATCTGACAATAGATTTTGGTATAAGAGATTTTTCTACAGAAGGAACACAATTTACAATAAACTCACTCAAGACATTCCTTAGAGGAAAGCATGATGCTTGTATATTTCCACTGACGGGTTATCCTCCTATGGATAAAGAAGAATGGATCCGCCAGATGCGTATAGCAAAAGAATATGGATTCAATCACTACCGATTTCATTCGTGGACTCCACCACAAGCCGCATTTGAAGCTGCAAACGAACTGGGTATATATATGCAACCCGAGCTCCCGTATTGGGGTGAGATGAAAAGGGAAAATGTAGATCTTAACCAATTTCTAATCAAGGAAGGAGAGTATATTCTCGACAGTTATGGTAATAATCCTTCATTTGTGATGATGGCGTTAGGTAATGAGCTTGGAGGTGATTTCTCCTTGATGCACGATATCGTCGAAAAATTAAGAGTTAGAGATAATCATAAGTTATACGCATTTGGCTCCAACAATGCTTTGGGTACAGCAGGACCACAGAAAGGGGAGGATTTTTTTGTCACCAGTAGAGTGGGGGGCGAGGTTGGTTCGGACGACTATAGCCAGCATGCACGTACTACATTTTCATTTGCCGATGCTAAAGAGGGAGGCTATATGAATGGTTTATACCCATCTACCGATCGTACATTTGCTAAACCCGTTTCTGATTGTAATGTACCAATTGTAGCTCACGAAACAGGTCAGTTTCAGATGTATCCCGATTATGAATCAATAGGTAAATATTCGGGAGTGTTATATCCCTACAATTTAGAAATATTCAGACAACGGCTGACTGAAAATGGACTTATAGAGCAAGCCAAAGATTTTCATAAAGCCACTGTGCAGTTTGCAGCCATATGCTACAAAGCAGATATGGAAATGTGCTTCAGAACTGCCGGATTTGGAGGTTTCCAACTTCTCGATTTACAGGATTATCCCGGTCAGGGAAGCGCATATGTAGGGTTGCTTGATGCCTTTATGGATAGTAAAGACGGAGTAAACCCGCAGGTATTTTCGCAGAGCTGCTCCGATATTGTATTACTAGCCTCCATGCCCAAATATTGCTGGAGAAATACTGAGCATTTCAAAGCACAGTTGGAAGTATTCAACTACTCTTCGGATGCTGTTAGAAATAAACAGCTTGAGTGGTCTTTATCCGGTGCCAAAGATAATGCAATCATACAAAAAGGGAGTTTTGACATAGATGCCGCTCAAGGGCAACTCAGCAATGTAAGCTCTCTGGATATACCTTTGAATATGATTAAAGAAGCGACAAAGTTAAACTTAAGTCTCAAACTCGGAGATAAAACCAACAGGTATGATATTTGGGTATATCCTCAGCAATATGCAGAAAAACAAAGTAATACTTTCGAGACGGCATTTTCTCTGGATAATGCCATGTCAATGCTGGATAAAGGAATAAATGTACTTTATGTACCAAAACATAGTGAAATAGAAAAGCTGAGTGTGGGAGGACTATTTACTCCCGATTATTGGAATTACGCCATGTTTAAGAATATTTCGGAATCATTGAAACGGGATGTGTCGCCGGGTACGCTTTCGATATTAACAAATCCGCAACATCCGATTTTCAGGAGCTTCCCAACCGAAGCTTATAGCAATTGGCAATGGTGGATTATTCTCAAAAATTCGCGCCCTTTCATATTAGATGGAATCCCATCTGCTTATAATCCAATAGTACAAGTTGTAGATAATGTAGAACGGAATCATCGTTTAGGCCTTATATTTGAAATGAAAGTTGAAAAAGGAAAACTCCTTGTTTGTATGACGGATCTTGATAAAATTAGAGAAAAACCGGAGGGCGAACAGTTTTATCGTACAATTTGTAATTATATGAATTCCGATCGCTTCTCTCCTGATATATCTTTTACTAAGAGGGAATTAAAGGGTTTGTTTACACCTTCGACTCATTATAAGGAGGATCGCAGTTATCAGGAATAA
- a CDS encoding hybrid sensor histidine kinase/response regulator yields MSETLEKNIRFKAILIYVIVAVICGGMLIYIYKLRDDIDDQKRSISQYYKELSLVNKLIDSVNASQSKVNMYVSTKQIKHYKSFNESLNVVEQLMDSLSHINPLHNEKLQQINNLLIKKGVIVSNLNRQFNNKNPIESINEILKDIDPVVKKDTVLITTTVQDTVIYSGAKKGFWRKLGELFSASKGADTVTSITTARLDTLTMPKNDTLHVVSEVTEIAEQAKDDYLKRIISIEKNLSNLIVADQEISSEITTLLIGLYNQTVQARLDEIQKSEQLIRNNNTYSIVSSIVSLILIFIFILLIINDVNKSYRLRKNVEQANLRIKQVMDSRHKLLLSVSHDIKTPLNSILGTLELKETNNGFLHHEVRTMKDSGEYILALLGNLLEFSSIEQGTSNISSRNFNLYDLCKQTVEMFIPLADKKNLTLVYSFDFDKSLILSSDSLKIKQILINILSNSVKYTLDGSIRFDVRFSDSRLYCTVEDTGVGIPENKIKDIFLPFSRVDQNSHLSEGSGFGMYVVKGLVDLFQGNIKVTSTEGQGTRTEISIPASEVFINDTFIPKKILIVDDDMSYLIIIRNMLSELGHIPSICGNIVDFENIITKIDQYDEILTDMEMENFNGIDVLNRIKHSGINIPVTVITAQEDVNNEYFMAMGFSAYIKKPVSGGDLRLLFGGRQKDERAEGVGSLDKMLEGDSEALHEVLASFVDSTKENTGKLKQALLNSDYNMAQFISHKMKPMFIQVGAVEKLDILKRLDTHRSDGTSILYPQWEEDVIELIEYAEQIITETENYLKTH; encoded by the coding sequence ATGTCAGAAACTCTCGAAAAAAATATAAGGTTCAAAGCTATATTGATATATGTAATTGTGGCTGTTATCTGTGGCGGTATGCTTATTTATATATATAAACTAAGAGATGATATTGATGATCAGAAAAGAAGTATTTCGCAGTACTATAAAGAGTTATCATTAGTCAACAAATTGATTGATTCGGTAAACGCATCACAGTCGAAAGTAAATATGTATGTGTCTACAAAACAAATAAAACATTATAAATCTTTCAATGAAAGCCTGAATGTTGTGGAACAGCTAATGGATTCTCTTAGTCATATAAACCCGTTACACAACGAAAAATTACAACAAATTAATAATCTTTTGATAAAGAAAGGGGTGATTGTTTCAAATTTGAATAGGCAATTCAATAATAAAAACCCCATAGAGTCTATAAATGAAATATTGAAAGACATTGACCCTGTTGTCAAGAAAGATACAGTTTTGATCACTACCACCGTACAGGATACTGTAATTTATTCGGGTGCCAAGAAAGGATTTTGGCGGAAATTGGGGGAATTGTTTTCTGCTTCAAAAGGGGCTGATACTGTGACTTCAATTACCACAGCCAGACTGGATACTTTGACTATGCCGAAAAACGATACCCTCCATGTAGTTTCGGAAGTCACAGAAATAGCAGAACAAGCGAAAGACGACTATTTAAAAAGAATTATATCTATCGAGAAAAACTTGAGCAACCTCATTGTAGCAGATCAGGAAATTTCTTCTGAAATCACGACACTACTGATTGGCTTGTATAATCAAACTGTTCAGGCCAGGCTTGATGAAATCCAGAAAAGTGAACAACTGATCCGGAACAACAATACTTATTCGATAGTAAGCAGTATTGTCTCTCTTATCCTGATTTTTATATTTATATTGCTCATTATTAATGATGTAAACAAGAGCTATAGATTGCGAAAGAATGTAGAACAAGCAAATCTGAGAATTAAGCAAGTTATGGATAGCCGGCATAAACTGTTACTGTCTGTTTCACATGACATAAAAACGCCTCTTAATTCTATACTGGGGACATTGGAATTGAAAGAAACAAACAATGGGTTTCTACATCACGAAGTGCGTACTATGAAAGATTCGGGAGAATATATTCTTGCCTTGCTGGGTAACCTTCTGGAGTTTTCGAGTATCGAACAGGGTACATCGAATATATCGAGCCGTAACTTTAATCTGTACGACCTGTGCAAGCAGACTGTAGAAATGTTTATTCCCCTTGCAGATAAGAAGAACCTTACATTAGTCTATTCGTTCGACTTCGATAAAAGTTTGATATTGTCGTCCGATTCTTTAAAGATCAAACAAATACTTATAAATATATTATCTAATTCCGTTAAGTATACATTAGACGGTTCTATTCGATTTGATGTAAGATTCTCTGATTCCAGATTATATTGTACAGTAGAGGATACAGGCGTTGGTATACCTGAAAATAAAATCAAAGATATATTCCTGCCATTTAGCCGGGTTGATCAGAATTCACATTTATCGGAAGGCTCAGGATTTGGAATGTATGTAGTAAAAGGTTTGGTCGATTTATTTCAGGGAAATATAAAAGTTACTTCCACAGAAGGGCAGGGGACCAGAACTGAAATATCTATCCCTGCAAGCGAGGTATTTATAAATGATACCTTTATTCCGAAGAAAATATTGATAGTAGACGATGATATGTCTTATTTGATAATTATCCGTAATATGTTATCAGAGTTAGGGCATATACCATCCATATGTGGCAATATAGTTGATTTTGAAAATATAATAACAAAAATCGACCAATATGATGAAATATTGACAGATATGGAGATGGAAAATTTTAATGGTATTGATGTTTTAAACAGGATAAAGCACAGTGGGATAAATATACCCGTTACAGTGATTACAGCCCAGGAAGATGTTAATAATGAATATTTTATGGCAATGGGGTTTAGCGCCTATATAAAGAAACCTGTATCGGGAGGTGACTTAAGGCTGCTGTTTGGAGGACGGCAAAAAGATGAAAGAGCAGAAGGCGTTGGCTCGCTCGATAAAATGCTAGAAGGAGACTCCGAAGCATTACATGAGGTTTTGGCATCTTTTGTCGATTCTACAAAGGAAAATACCGGTAAACTAAAACAGGCTCTACTCAATAGTGATTATAATATGGCCCAGTTTATCAGCCATAAAATGAAGCCAATGTTTATACAGGTCGGAGCAGTGGAGAAGTTAGATATATTGAAGAGGCTGGACACTCACCGTTCAGATGGAACGTCCATATTGTATCCCCAATGGGAGGAGGATGTAATTGAGCTTATTGAATATGCGGAACAGATAATAACCGAGACCGAAAATTATTTGAAAACCCATTAA
- a CDS encoding glycoside hydrolase family 97 protein, with amino-acid sequence MAVQSHAQKQFSLQSPDKKIEVQIRIGNIIEYSIQHDKDIMLAWSPISLTLTDGTFYGVNSKLSGTSAQLVNETILSPVYKKNEVINHYNELLFRFNNEFNLIFRAYDDGVAYRFVSTSKKSFQIKDEQVELNFPEDNKAYVPYVQHKRNSLEEQFYNSFENTYEHINLSQWDKERLAFLPIVIEGAKGKKIAVSEADLLNYPGMYLYNGSAKASLKGVFAPYPKETKQGGHNMLQDEVESREDYIAKFDKGGEFPWRAFIISEHDYQLANNDMVYKLASSAPKDLDFGWVKPGKVAWDWWNDWNVYGVDFKTGINNPTYKYYIDFASQHGIEYVILDEGWAVNLQADLMQVVPEINLAELVAYADERNVGLILWAGYYALNRDIEGLCKHYSEMGIKGFKVDFMDRDDQPMVAFHTRSAGIAARYKMLIDYHGSYKPTGLHKTYPNVINFEGVYGLEQMKWASTDVDQVTYDVTMPYIRMLAGPIDYTQGAMRNAVRENYRPVNSEAMSQGTRCRQLAQYVIFESPLNMLCDSPSNYMKEAECTAFISEIPTVWDQTIALDGEIGKYISIARKKNDIWYVGAMTNWDARTIELDLSFLGDGNYQVEIYKDGVNADKAARDYVKEVIAIGGNKKLMLNMSPGGGFAMKITKQ; translated from the coding sequence ATGGCAGTACAAAGCCATGCACAAAAACAATTTAGTTTACAATCGCCAGACAAAAAGATTGAGGTTCAGATCAGAATAGGTAATATCATAGAATATAGTATTCAGCACGATAAAGATATCATGTTGGCATGGTCTCCTATATCTTTAACATTAACCGATGGAACGTTTTACGGAGTGAATTCAAAACTTTCGGGAACATCGGCCCAATTGGTAAATGAAACCATCCTATCACCTGTATATAAAAAGAATGAGGTTATAAACCATTATAACGAATTGCTATTCAGGTTCAATAATGAATTTAACCTGATATTTCGTGCCTACGATGATGGTGTGGCGTATAGATTTGTATCTACATCTAAAAAGTCTTTTCAGATAAAGGACGAACAAGTGGAATTAAACTTTCCGGAAGATAACAAAGCTTATGTACCCTATGTACAACACAAACGTAATTCGTTGGAAGAACAGTTTTACAATTCTTTTGAAAACACTTACGAGCACATAAATTTATCGCAATGGGATAAAGAACGCTTGGCTTTTCTGCCAATAGTAATAGAAGGAGCCAAGGGGAAAAAAATAGCTGTCTCCGAAGCAGACTTACTGAACTATCCCGGTATGTATCTATATAACGGATCGGCTAAAGCGAGTTTGAAAGGTGTTTTTGCCCCTTATCCGAAAGAAACAAAGCAAGGTGGCCATAATATGCTGCAAGATGAGGTAGAATCGAGAGAAGACTATATCGCTAAGTTTGACAAAGGAGGCGAATTTCCATGGCGTGCATTTATTATTTCAGAACATGATTATCAGTTGGCTAACAACGATATGGTCTATAAGTTGGCTTCTTCTGCTCCAAAAGATTTAGATTTTGGATGGGTGAAACCCGGAAAAGTAGCATGGGACTGGTGGAATGACTGGAACGTATATGGCGTAGATTTTAAAACCGGAATAAACAATCCGACATATAAGTATTATATAGACTTTGCTTCACAACATGGTATCGAGTATGTGATATTGGATGAAGGCTGGGCCGTTAATCTACAAGCAGACCTGATGCAGGTAGTGCCCGAAATAAACTTGGCTGAGCTAGTTGCATATGCTGATGAACGCAATGTCGGATTAATATTGTGGGCCGGATATTATGCCCTAAATAGAGATATCGAGGGCTTGTGTAAGCATTATTCCGAGATGGGCATCAAAGGGTTTAAAGTAGATTTTATGGATAGAGACGATCAGCCAATGGTGGCATTTCATACTAGGAGTGCCGGTATTGCCGCCCGTTACAAAATGCTGATAGACTATCATGGAAGTTATAAACCGACAGGCCTTCATAAAACTTACCCTAATGTAATTAATTTTGAAGGGGTATATGGCCTTGAGCAAATGAAATGGGCTTCAACAGATGTAGATCAGGTTACTTACGATGTCACTATGCCTTATATACGTATGTTGGCCGGTCCTATCGATTATACACAAGGGGCAATGCGGAATGCCGTAAGAGAAAATTATAGACCAGTCAATAGTGAGGCTATGAGTCAGGGTACACGTTGCCGGCAGTTGGCACAATATGTAATATTTGAATCGCCGTTGAATATGCTTTGCGACAGTCCGTCTAATTACATGAAAGAAGCTGAATGCACGGCTTTTATCTCCGAGATCCCCACAGTATGGGATCAGACTATAGCATTGGACGGAGAAATAGGTAAATATATATCTATTGCCCGTAAGAAGAATGACATCTGGTATGTAGGCGCCATGACAAACTGGGATGCGAGGACTATTGAATTAGACTTGTCATTTCTGGGCGATGGAAATTATCAGGTCGAAATATACAAGGATGGTGTAAATGCCGATAAAGCGGCTCGAGACTATGTGAAAGAGGTAATCGCGATAGGTGGAAATAAGAAATTGATGCTAAATATGTCTCCCGGTGGAGGATTTGCAATGAAGATAACAAAACAGTAA
- a CDS encoding DUF4625 domain-containing protein → MNKKIVWGAALLLNLCLLVFSSCSSDDDDNGPVFPKPAINLTEIGSENNKKAVAGSDLHLEGGIIADGLIKQIDIEIHQEDGGSFRIEKSYKDGKYIGVKNADFHEHIDIPADAPAGDYHLHFTVTDQSGQTTTVESELAIESAPVNITIEGLNFGSGHDFPHDKTGYIGTAPVVEATSIKAENGIDRVFVEIHSEGETAAFDMDTTYTYTGETELKDFHKHILIPGNAPAGDYHLHFKVYDKNGKSLEKSMDIEIKETGIAVSGLEIGNNNSAVASNIHTEFKVDATDAIKSIRVRIYKEATPATYAFNETYSDEFIAGDVKEYIFHKHLKATDAVAGEYIMEIRINDAKGANKTIKEKLTITGA, encoded by the coding sequence ATGAATAAAAAAATTGTATGGGGAGCAGCACTCCTTTTAAACCTGTGTTTATTAGTATTCTCATCGTGTAGTAGTGATGACGATGATAACGGTCCCGTCTTTCCCAAACCGGCTATAAACCTCACGGAAATAGGCAGTGAGAATAATAAAAAAGCAGTTGCCGGAAGCGACCTGCATCTCGAGGGTGGTATTATCGCTGACGGTTTAATAAAACAGATCGATATAGAAATCCATCAGGAAGACGGAGGTAGTTTCAGAATCGAAAAATCATATAAGGATGGTAAATACATAGGGGTGAAGAATGCAGATTTCCATGAGCATATCGATATCCCGGCTGATGCTCCTGCCGGAGATTACCACTTGCACTTTACTGTTACTGACCAGTCGGGACAAACTACAACCGTAGAATCGGAGCTGGCAATCGAATCTGCACCTGTAAATATTACGATTGAAGGTTTGAATTTTGGATCGGGACATGATTTCCCTCACGACAAAACCGGATACATCGGTACGGCTCCGGTAGTAGAGGCAACGTCTATTAAGGCTGAAAATGGAATTGACAGGGTATTTGTAGAAATACATAGCGAAGGAGAAACTGCCGCTTTTGATATGGATACTACTTATACATATACAGGTGAAACAGAACTGAAAGACTTCCATAAGCATATACTTATACCCGGTAATGCTCCTGCTGGGGATTATCACCTTCACTTCAAAGTATATGATAAAAACGGGAAATCACTCGAAAAGTCGATGGATATAGAGATTAAAGAAACAGGGATCGCAGTGTCAGGTTTGGAAATAGGAAACAACAACTCTGCTGTGGCATCAAACATCCATACCGAGTTTAAAGTAGATGCAACTGATGCTATAAAATCTATTCGTGTCCGTATCTATAAAGAGGCAACTCCGGCAACTTATGCTTTTAACGAAACATATTCCGATGAATTTATTGCCGGAGATGTGAAAGAGTATATTTTTCACAAACATCTGAAAGCAACAGATGCAGTGGCCGGCGAATATATAATGGAAATAAGAATCAACGATGCTAAAGGAGCCAATAAAACGATAAAAGAAAAATTGACTATTACCGGAGCGTAA
- a CDS encoding glycosyl hydrolase has product MKKLIYIIVFILTFSSCSKHKEPNLKQPVDKNATSETVQLYNRLFKLMDRGIMLCHQDDLAYGHQWYKETGRSDVKDVTGDYPAMVGWELGHVEIDAPYNLDSIYFSDMKQYIKDTHKRGGFTTISWHGDNIATGNTAWDCKQDTVVTSILPGGVHHAQYLVWLDRLADFFSDLNDEQGKPIPVIFRMYHEHTGNWFWWCREQCTPEEYKQLWIMTVDHLRENKNVHNLLYAYSPATISTEAEYLERYPGDEYVDIVGFDCYASAEDLSRYMKEMDTNLKIVTDFAARSGKLPVVAETGLESIPDTTYFTRNVYPVINKYKISWILFWRNAWDKENHFYVPYKGHPAENDFREFVAKENILMNNDL; this is encoded by the coding sequence ATGAAAAAACTAATATATATTATTGTATTTATACTAACCTTTAGTTCTTGCAGTAAGCACAAAGAGCCAAATCTGAAGCAACCTGTCGACAAAAATGCGACATCCGAAACGGTGCAATTATACAACAGGCTTTTTAAATTGATGGACAGAGGCATCATGCTGTGTCATCAGGATGATCTGGCATACGGACACCAATGGTATAAAGAGACTGGTCGCAGTGATGTAAAAGATGTGACAGGAGACTATCCGGCAATGGTGGGGTGGGAACTAGGACATGTAGAGATAGATGCCCCTTACAATCTCGATTCTATCTATTTTTCGGACATGAAACAGTATATAAAGGACACTCACAAACGTGGCGGGTTTACGACCATTAGCTGGCATGGCGATAACATAGCAACAGGTAATACGGCTTGGGATTGTAAACAAGATACTGTAGTAACTTCTATCTTACCGGGAGGTGTGCATCATGCACAGTATTTGGTTTGGTTGGACAGGCTTGCGGATTTTTTCTCAGACCTGAATGACGAGCAAGGAAAACCAATTCCTGTAATATTCAGGATGTACCATGAACATACAGGTAACTGGTTTTGGTGGTGCCGCGAACAATGCACTCCCGAAGAGTATAAGCAATTGTGGATAATGACTGTTGATCATTTGCGCGAGAATAAGAATGTTCATAATCTACTTTATGCCTATTCTCCGGCAACTATCAGTACCGAAGCCGAATATCTGGAACGTTATCCCGGCGACGAATATGTCGATATAGTGGGTTTTGACTGTTATGCATCCGCTGAAGATCTGAGCCGTTATATGAAAGAGATGGATACTAATCTGAAAATAGTAACAGACTTCGCTGCCCGTTCGGGGAAGCTACCAGTAGTAGCCGAAACAGGATTGGAGAGTATACCGGATACTACTTATTTTACCCGGAATGTATATCCTGTTATAAATAAATATAAAATATCATGGATATTATTTTGGCGAAATGCATGGGATAAGGAAAATCATTTCTATGTACCTTATAAAGGGCATCCGGCAGAGAATGATTTCAGGGAATTTGTAGCTAAGGAGAATATATTGATGAACAATGATCTATAA